The following are from one region of the Molothrus aeneus isolate 106 chromosome 7, BPBGC_Maene_1.0, whole genome shotgun sequence genome:
- the INHBB gene encoding inhibin beta B chain: protein MDGAARRGVLAALLACGLLLLGAAATPTPPAPAGGSPQDTCTSCGFRRPEEPGKVDGDFLEAVKRHILSRLQMRDRPNITHAVPKAAMVTALRKLHAGKVREDGRVEIPSLDGQASAGPPAHDPVSEIISFAETDDLASSRVRLYFFISNEGNQNLFVVQASLWLYLKLLPYVLEKGSRRKVRVKVYFQDPDTSNKWNVVEKKVDLKRSGWHTFPMTEAIQALFERGERRLNLDVQCEGCEEYSVLPIYVDPGEESHRPFLVVQARLADNKHRIRKRGLECDGRTNLCCRQQFYIDFRLIGWNDWIIAPSGYYGNYCEGSCPAYLAGVPGSASSFHTAVVNQYRMRGLNPGTVNSCCIPTKLSTMSMLYFDDEYNIVKRDVPNMIVEECGCA from the exons ATGGACGGGGCGGCTCGCCGGGGGGTGCTGGCCGCGCTGCTGGCCTgcgggctgctcctgctgggcgCCGCGGCCACCCCGACCCCGCCGGCCCCCGCCGGCGGCTCCCCGCAGGACACATGCACCTCCTGCGGCTTCCGGCGGCCCGAGGAGCCGGGCAAGGTGGACGGGGATTTCCTGGAGGCGGTGAAGAGGCACATCCTGAGCCGGCTGCAGATGCGGGACCGGCCCAACATCACGCACGCCGTGCCCAAGGCGGCCATGGTCACGGCGCTGCGCAAGCTGCACGCCGGCAAGGTGCGGGAGGACGGCCGCGTGGAGATCCCCAGCCTGGACGGGCAGGCGAGCGCCGGGCCCCCGGCCCACGACCCGGTCTCCGAGATCATCAGCTTCGCCGAGACAG ACGATCTGGCCTCATCTAGAGTCCGCCTCTATTTCTTCATCTCAAATGAAGGGAACCAGAACTTGTTTGTCGTTCAAGCCAGCCTGTGGCTTTACTTGAAGCTGCTTCCATATGTCTTAGAGAAAGGCAGCAGGCGAAAAGTAAGAGTCAAAGTCTATTTCCAAGACCCGGACACTAGCAACAAGTGGAATGTGGTTGAAAAGAAAGTTGATCTCAAAAGAAGTGGTTGGCACACTTTTCCCATGACAGAGGCGATCCAGGCTCTGTTtgagagaggagaaaggagactGAACTTGGATGTTCAATGTGAGGGCTGTGAAGAGTATTCAGTGCTGCCAATTTATGTGGACCCCGGGGAGGAATCCCACCGGCCTTTTTTAGTGGTGCAAGCCCGCCTCGCTGATAACAAACACAGGATCCGGAAAAGAGGCCTGGAGTGCGATGGCAGGACCAATCTATGTTGCAGGCAACAGTTTTACATTGACTTTAGACTCATTGGGTGGAATGACTGGATCATAGCTCCATCAGGTTACTATGGGAATTACTGTGAAGGGAGCTGCCCGGCCTACTTGGCCGGTGTCCCGGGGTCGGCTTCCTCCTTTCACACCGCTGTCGTGAATCAGTACCGAATGCGGGGGCTGAACCCGGGCACCGTGAACTCCTGTTGCATTCCAACCAAACTTAGCACAATGTCAATGCTGTACTTTGATGATGAATACAACATTGTGAAAAGGGACGTTCCCAATATGATTGTGGAAGAATGTGGTTGTGCTTGA